Below is a genomic region from Catenuloplanes atrovinosus.
GCCGTGCGCGATGACCCTGCCGTGGTTGATCACGGAGATCTCGTCCGCGAGAGCGTCCGCCTCCTCCAGGTACTGCGTGGTGAGCAGCACGGTCACGCCGTCGGTGACCAGGTTGCGGACCATGGCCCAGACGTCGTCGCGCTTGGCCGGGTCGAGACCGGTGGTCGGCTCGTCCAGGTAGATCACGTCCGGCCGGCCGACCAGGCTCGCGGCCAGGTCGAGGCGGCGTCGCATGCCGCCGGAGTAGGTCTTGACCGGGCGCCCGCCGGCCTCGGTCAGGTCGAACTGCGCCAGCAGTTCGACCGCGCGGGCCCGGCCCTCGGCGCCGCGGTAGTCCAGCAGCGCGGCGATCAGCCGCAGGTTCTGCATGCCGGTCAGGTCCTCGTCGACGGACGCGTACTGCCCGGTGAGGCCGATCAGGCGGCGCACCTTGACCGCGTCCTTGACCACGTCGTAGCCGCCGACCGTGGCGCGCCCGCCGTCCGGGCGCAGCAGCGTGGCCAGGATTCGGACCGCCGTGGTCTTGCCGGCGCCGTTCGGCCCGAGCACGCCGAGCACGGTGCCCGGCCTGCCGATCAGGTCCACGCCGTCCAGCGCGGTCGTCTTTCCGTAGCGTTTCACCAGGCCCTCGGCCTGGAATGCGGCGGTCATGGTCACCCCTCGGGTCATCGTCGCGGTGTTGCGATCCCAAGACTGCGGGGCGGCGCTGACAGCACGGGCACAGATCACTGACACGGCCCGGGCGGCTCATGTCAGGCCGGCGACCACGTCCAGCGCGAACGGGCGGATGACCTCGGTGACGGTGCGGTCCAGGATGCCGGGCAGCGTCCGGGCCGTGACCCGGTTCTCCTCCGGGATGTCCGACTCGGCGGCGAACGACGGCTGGTAGGTGAGGTCGATTCGCGCGTTGCCGTCCCGGATCACGCAGTCGTAGAGCACGTTCACGGTGTCCAGGTCCGCGACGCCGACGCACAGCGACTCGTCGCCGGCGCCGGCGATCACGGTTTCCGCGCTCAGCACCCGCGCCTGCCGGATCAGGCTCGACCGGTTCGCGAAGCCCTCGCGCGCCTTGTCGATGCCGCTCGACCGCCAGTCGCGGTACCGGTAGGTCACGGCGATGTCCAGCGTGCCGCGATCGGCGAACTCGATCGCGCAGGTGTTCTCCGGGTCGCCGAGGCCGCCCAGGCCCTTGCCGTCGAGCGGCGTCCCGGCGCCGATCAGCTCCCGGGTCTGCGCGCCGGTCAGCGTGGCGCACACCCGCGGCGGCGTGCGGTGCGGCCCGTCGGGGAAGGTCAGGTAGCGGATGCCGAGGAACGCGGCCGGCAGCACCACGGCCACGGACAGGACCGCGGACAGCACGATCAGCGCGATCGCGGCCGGGTTCCGCCGTCGTGGCGCGGGCGCCGGTGGCTGCCCGCCCACGAACACGAACGGCGGCGACTGCTGGGGCTGGTACGGATGCACGCACGCACCCTAGTCAGCCGCCGCCGGGCGCGCGCGTCAGCTCTGCGTGGGGAAGCCCAGGTTGAGCCCGCCGTGCGACGGGTCCAGCCAGCGGCTGGTGACGACCTTGCCGCGGGTGAAGAAGTGCACGCCCTCCAGCCCGTGCGCGTGGGTGTCGCCGAACAGCGAGGCCTTCCAGCCGCCGAACGAGTAGTAGGCCATCGGCACCGGGATCGGCACGTTCACGCCCACCATGCCGACCTCCACCTCGTGCTGGAAGCGCCGGGCCGCGCCGCCGTCGTTGGTGAAGATCGCGGTGCCGTTGCCGTACGGCGAGTCGTTGACCAGGGTGAGCGCCTCGTCGTACGAGCCCGTGCGGACCACGGAGAGCACCGGGCCGAAGATCTCGTCCCGGTAGATCGACATGTCCGGCGTGACGTGGTCGAACAGCGTGGGCCCGAGCCAGAACCCGCCGGGCTCGCCGTCCACGGCCGGGTCGCGGCCGTCCACCACCGCGGTCGCGCCGGCCTCGACCCCGGCGGCGACGTAGGACGCGACCCGGTCCCGGTGCGCGCCGGTGACCAGCGGGCCCATGTCGCAGCCGCGCCGGCCGTCGCCGGTCCGGATGCCGGACATCCGGAAAGCGATCTTGGCGACCAACTCGTCCGCGATCGGCTCCACGGCCACCACCACGGAGATCGCCATGCAGCGCTCGCCGGCCGAGCCGAACCCGGCGTTGACCGCGGCGTCCGCGGCCAGGTCCAGGTCGGCGTCGGGGAGCACGACCATGTGGTTCTTCGCGCCGCCGAGCGCCTGCACGCGCTTGCCGGCCGCGGTGCCGCGCTGGTAGACGTACCGGGCGACCGGGGTGGAGCCGACGAACGAGACCGCCTTGACCGCGGGGTGGTCGAGCAGCGCGTCGACCGCCTCCTTGTCGCCGTGCACCACGTTGAGCACGCCCTCGGGGAGCCCGGCCTCGGCGAACCACTCGGCCAGCAGCACGGCCGCGCCCGGGTCCTTCTCCGACGGCTTGAGCACGACCGCGTTGCCGGCCGCGATCGCGATCGGCACGAACCACAGCGGGACCATCGCCGGGAAGTTGAACGGGGAGATGACCGCGACCACGCCGAGCGGCTGGCGGATCGCGTACGAGTCGACGCCGGTGGACACGTTCTCGCTGAAGCCGGCCCGGACCAGGGTGGGGATGCCGCACGCGTACTCGACCACCTCGAGGCCGCGCTGCACCTCGCCGGCCGCGTCGGACAGCACCTTGCCGTGCTGCGCGGTGACCACGGCGGCCAGTTCGTCCCGGCGCGCGTTCATGATCTCCCGGAACGCGAAGAGCACGGCGGACCGCTTCGCCAGGGACGCGTCCCGCCAGCTGCGGGCCGCGTCCGAGGCGACCCGCACGGCCGCGTCCACGTCGTCCGCGGACGCGAACACCACCGTGTCGGCGACCGTGCCGGTGGCCGGGTCGAAGACGTCACCGGTCCGGGTGGAGGTGCCGGGCCAGGGCTTTCCGCCCACGAAGTGCGCGATCACTAGAGGGTCACCGCCTCTGCGTCTGCCGTCGCGATCGCGTTCACCAGGATCTGGAGGCCCTCGCGCGCCTCGTCCTCGGTGAGCGTGAGCGGCGGTCCCATCCGGAGCACGTTGTTGTAGAGGCCGCCCTTGCCGACCAGCAGCCCGTTGCGCCGGCACTCGTCGAAGACGCGCACGGTCGAGGCCGCGTCCGGCTCGGTGGTGCCCGGGTGCACGAACTCCAGCCCGATCATCAGGCCGCGCCCGCGTACCTCCGCGAGGATTCTGTAGTCGGGTTGGGCGGCCCTCAGGCCGTCGAGCAGGATCGCGCCGGTACGGGCCGCGTTCGCCTGCAGGTCGTGGTCGAGCACGTAGTCGAGCACCGCGTTGCCGGCGGCCGTGGAGATCGGGTTGCCGCCGAACGTGGAGAAGCTGATCGCCGGCACCGCGTCGATCACCTCGGCCCGTCCGACCACGCCGGCCAGTGCGAACCCGTTGCCGATGCCCTTGGCGAAGGTCAGCAGGTCCGGCGTCACGCCGTGCGCCTGGTAGCCCCAGAAGTGCTCGCCGGTGCGGCCCCAGCCGGTCTGCACCTCGTCCGAGATCAGCAGGATGCCGTGCGCGTCCAGCACCTTCTTCAGCGCGCCGAGCGTGCCGTCCGGCGCGTGGACGAAGCCGCCGACGCCCTGGATCGGCTCCGCGATCAGCGCGGCGACGTCACCGGCGGTCTGCGTGGCCAGCACCTCGCGCAGGTCTTCGACCGCCGCGTCGATGTGATCGGAGTCGGACAGCGAGGCCAGCAGGCCGCGCACCCGGTCGCCCGAGTGCAGCCAGGAGACGGAGAACGGGTTGAGCGAGCTGGCCGACCAGCTGCGGTGCCCGGTGACGCCCATGGTGGCGAGCGTGCGGCCGTGGTAGCTGTTGCGGATCGCCAGGATCTGGTTGGAGCGGCGCAGGTTCGCGGCCATCAGCAGCGCGGCCTCGTTGGCCTCGGAGCCGGAGTTGGTGAAGAAGACGCGCGCGTCCGGGATGCCGGAGACCCGCGCGATCTTCTCGGCCAGCTCGACCTGCCGGCGGATCAGGTACAGCGTGGAGGTGTGCACGACGCCGGTGGCCAGCTGGCGCTCCACCGCCTCGCGGATCTCCGGCACGTCGTACCCGATCATGTTGGTCAGCACGCCGCCGAAGAAGTCCAGGTAGCTGCGCCCGTGCTGATCGACCACCCGCCGGCCGGACCCCGAGACGATCTCGATCGGGTCGTCCGGGTAGTAGATCGGCATCCACGACGGCAGCACCGCGCGATGGCGCGCCAGCAGGTCATCGCTCATACCCCTGCACGCTTCCATCCGAGCCCGGGCAGGGCAACTGACACGCTGTCGCCCCGTGCTCGCCCGGTCCTGACACGTTGCCGGCCGCGTTTCGCCGGATCGAGAACCGGGAATCCCGCTCGCATGGCGGACGATACGGTGCGGGCCCGTTACTCCCAGGGCGCGAAGTTCGGATTGATGCTGCTGTTCCTGCTGGCGTTGAGCGTGGCGCAGCCGTTCATCTTCTGGCAGTTCGAGCTGCCACTCTGGCAGCGCCTGCTGCTGCCGGTGGTGACGGTCACGCTGAGCTGGTGGTGGGCGCTGTTCCGGATGGTGTACCGGATGACGCTCACCGGCTCCGAGCTTCGACTGCGCGCGGCGCTGTGGTCGTGGCGCATCCCGCTCGCCGAGGTGGACCGGGTCGGCGGCGCCGGCGGGCAGAACCTGGTCACTGTGCGCCGCCGGGACGGCAAGAGCTGGAGCGCGCTCAGCGGCAGCGGGATCGTGGAGTTCGCGGAGCGGGTCGCGGAGGCCGCACCGGGTGCGCGCGGCGCGGACGCGCTGGTCCGCACGGAGGACCGGATGACGCGCTTCTTCGAGAAGAGCTGACTATCATAATCGGACTTTCGGGCGTTTCCCCCCGTCATCCGCCGGGCACAGGAGGCGTTCCCCAGGTCGGAGGGCTACCGTTACGCCATGTCAGAAGTGGTGTACCCGCCAGTCATCGCAGCGTCGAAGCTGATGTTCAAGGTTCTGGACCTCAAGATCCGGGTCGAGGGCGCGGAGAACGTGCCCCGCACGGGTGGCGCGGTACTGGCCAGCAACCACATCGGCTACCTCGACTTCATCTTCGCCGGCTTCGGCGCACATCCGGCCAAGCGCATGGTCCGTTTCATGGCCAAGCAGGAGGTCTTCAAGCACCGGATCTCCGGCCCGCTGATGCGCGGCATGAAGCACATCCCGGTCGACCGGGAGTCCGGCGTCCAATCGTTCCGGGACGCGCTGACCGCGCTGAAGAGCGGCGAGGTGGTCGGCATCTTCCCGGAGGCGACGATCAGCCGCTCGTTCACGGTCAAGGACGTCAAGTCCGGCGCCACCCGGCTGGCCATGTCCGCGGGCGTGCCGCTGATCCCGCTCGCGCTCTGGGGCACGCACCGGCTCTGGACCAAGGGCCGGCCGCGCACCCTCACCCGGCGGCACACGCCGATCACCATCCTGGTCGGCGAGCCGATGCAGGTGAACCGCAAGGACGACGTGAACGCCGCCACCGCGGAGCTGCGCCGCCGGATGTCCGCGCTGGTCGAGAAGGCGCAGCGGGAGTACCCGGACAAGCCGAAGGACGACGAGGACCGCTGGTGGCTGCCGGCCTACCTGGGTGGCACGGCGCCGCAGCCGGCCGCCGCACCGGCCGCCTGATCATCCGGCTCCCGGCGGCGCCTCGACGGCCATAATTGCCTGGTTACCGACGGGTCGGGCGAAGTCAGTTTCCGGCCGGCGGGGTGGTCTCAAAGCTGCGAACCTACGGTACCGTAACCGTAGGTTCGCCTCGCCCAAGCCGGGCCTGCCCCCCGTACCCCTGGAGGTCTCGTGACCGTCGACCAAGAAACCACGCGGGCGCTCCTGCTCGAGCTCGAGCCCGTGGTGGAGACCAACCTGAACCGGCACATCGGCCTGGCCAAGGAGTGGTTCCCGCACGAGTACGTCCCGTGGTCCGACGGCACGAACTTCGACGGCCCGCTCGGCGGCACCGCCTGGGCGCCGGAGCAGTCCAAGCTCTCCGAGGTCGCCCGCACCTCGCTGATCGTCAACCTGCTCACCGAGGACAACCTGCCCAGCTACCACCACGAGATCGCGGTCATGTTCGGCCGGGACGGCGCCTGGGGCGACTGGGTGCACCGGTGGACCGCCGAGGAGGGCCGGCACGGCATCGCGATCCGCGACTACCTGCTGACCACGCGCGCGGTCGACCCGGTGGAGCTGGAGCGGCTGCGGATGACGCACATGTCCGCCGGCTTCCAGAACGACCACGACCAGAGCATCCTGCACTCCATCGCGTACGTGTCGTTCCAGGAGCTGGCCACCCGCGTCTCGCACCGCAACACCGGCAAGTTCTCCGGCGACCCGGTCTGCGACGCCATGCTCGCCCGGATCGCCACGGACGAGAACCTGCACATGGTCTTCTACCGCAACCTGCTGGAGGCCTCGCTCCAGGTCTCCCCGGACCTGGCGATGCGCGCCATCTCGGACGTGGTCCGCTCGTTCCAGATGCCCGGCCACGGCATCGAGAACTTCTCCCGCAAGTCGGTCCAGATCGCCATGGCCGGCATCTACGACCTGCGCATCCACCACGACGAGGTGCTCATGCCGGTGCTGCGCAAGCTGCGCGTGCTGGAGACGCCGGGCCTCACCGGCGACGGCGCCAAGGCCCGCGACGAGCTCGGCGAGTTCCTCGACAACCTGGACGCGCAGGCGACCCGGTTCACCGAGCGCCGCGAGGCCAACCGCGCCCGCCAGGCCGCCCGCAACGGCTGACGCCCCGCGCGCCGGGTGGCGGGCGGAGCTACCATTGCGCGCGGCCGGGGGACGGCCTGGCTGGCGGGCACGGTGAGGGGCTGGAATCGGTGGCGTTGAGCGCGGACGAGATCCTGCGGCGGGACCTCTTCACGGCGGAGGGCTACGACCTCGACGTGGAGACCGGGACGGTCGCGTTGCGGTACGCGCTGACCGGGCCGGGGGTCGCGCCGCTGCGGTTCACCGAGACGGTCACGCTCCCGGTGCCGGAGACCGCGCCGGACGAGGACGCGGTCGCGCGCACCCACCGCGTGCTGGAGCTGCTGCTGATCGCGGCCGGCGTCTCCTACTACAAGGTGGCGGCGCCGCCCGCGATCGCGCTCCCGCACCGGCTCGGGCCGGCCGCGCGGGCGCTGGCCACCGCGATCTACACCAAGGGCATGGGCGAGTTCGCCTACCGCAACGCGCTGCCGCACGTGCTGACCGTGGAGATCCGCACGCCGGAGGGCGCGCCGGACGCCGTACCGGTGCACGCCCTCGATCTGGAGAACCGGCCGCTGTCCGCGGTCGGCGGCGGCAAGGACTCGATCGTCACGCTGGAGGCGCTGCGCGCGGCGGGCCGCGATCCGGTGCCGTTCTCGGTCAACCCGAACGGTGTGATCGAGGCGGTGAACCGGGCCTCCGGGCTGACCGCGCTCGCGGCGCGCCGGCGGATCGACCCGCTGCTGTTCGAGGTCAACAAGGCGGGCGCGCGCAACGGCCACGTGCCGGTCACGGCCGTGAACTCGCTGATCGCGGTGGCCTCCGCCGCGTTCAACGGCCTCGGCCCGGTGGTGATGTCCAACGAGCGGTCCGCCTCCGACCCGAACCTGGTCTGGCACGGCGTGGAGATCAACCACCAGTGGTCCAAGGGCGTGGAGGCCGAGGGGCTGCTCCGGGACGCGCTGGCCGAGCACGCGGGCCTGACCGACGCGTACTTCTCGCTGCTGCGCCGCCTCTCCGAGCTGCACATCGCCCGGCTGTACGCGGAGACCGACCGCTACGACGACGTGGTGACCAGCTGCAACCGCGCGTTCCTGCTGCACAACGCGACCACGCGCTGGTGCGGCGACTGCCCGAAGTGCCGCTTCGTGTTCCTGGCCATGGCGCCGTCGATGAACCGGGACCGGCTGCGCCGCATCTTCGGTACGGACCTGCTGGCCGACCAGGCGCAGATCCCGGGCTTTCTCGAGCTGCTCGGCGTGGACGCGCACAAGCCGTGGGAGTGCGTCGGCGAGGTGGAGGAGTGCGTGGTTGCGCTCGACCTGCTTCGCCGCGACCCGGAGTGGCAGGACGAGCCGGTGGTGAAGGCGCTGGCCGACGCGGTACCGGACAGCGCGTGGGAGACCGCGTCGCACTCGGACGTGTTCACGCCGGGCGGCGCCTCGTTCGTGCCGGGCAGCTACCCCCGGGTCGGCGAGTAGAGCCGGTCGAACGCGCCGGTCAGCGCGGGCGGGCCGTCCACGTAGACGTCCCAGTCCGTCCAGTCCGCGGCGCCGGCGACCACGTGCGCCAGGCTGCCGCCGAGGAACCGGCCCTGCGGCCCGGCCGCCACCACCACCTGCACCTGCGCGTCCAGGCACTCGGCCGCGACCGCGCGCAGCGGCTCCAGGCCGTAGATCTCCGCGACCGTGCGCACGCCCAGGTAGAGGCGCACGGCCCGGTGCTGCCGCCGCCAGGCCACCTCGGTCATCAGCGCCTTCATGGTGGCGAGGCCGGTGCCCTCCGCGATCAGCAGCAGGTCGCGGCCGGACTCACGGTCGAACGGCAGGTGGTCGACGGCCGGGTGCAGCCGGACCCGCTCCCCCGGCTCGGCCTCGCGCAGCAGCGCGGTGCCGGCGTAGTCGGTGGGGTGCGCCTCCACGTGCACCTCGATGGTGTGGTCCGGCGTGGCCGGGTTGCCGATCGGGTACGCGCCGGTGGCGCCGTCCGCCTCCAGCACCGCGCGCTGCCCGGCGCGGTGCGGGTACGGCAGGTAGGTGCGGATCCACAGGATGGACAGGTCGTCGCGCCAGTCCTGGCGGGCCACCACCGTGCCGAGCCAGGTCAGCGGCGCGTACCCGGCGTCCTCCTCGCCCTGCTGGAGCCACTGCGCGGCGAGCTTCCACGTCGACCGCCAGGCCACGTCGTGCTCGGGCCGCCAGGCGCCGGCCATGCTGGCGCGCAGCGCGTCCAGCATCGCCATGCCGAACGCGTCTATGTGCGCGCGCTGCACGCCGAACTCGCGCAGCACCGGGCCGAGCTGCCCGCAGCCGGCGGCCAGCACCTGCGGGTTGTCCAGGTTGTCGACCAGCCAGCCGAGCGCGTCGCGCAGTTGCCGCCGGTGCACCTCGCCGCTGGGCGGGAAGAGCGGGCGCAGCTCCGGGCGCGCGGTGAACAGGTGGTCGTCCAGCCGGTGCACGGCCTCGTCGACGGAACCGACCAGTTGCAGTGACTCGCGCAGCCGGGTCTGCAGCGCGTGCAGCGCGGACTCCTCGCCGGGCCGGAAGCCGTCGACCGGCGCGCCGGGGCCGGCCGCGGGGCGGTGCGGGCTGACCCGGATCGGCACCACCGCCTCCCAGGCGGCGTGGGGCAGGGACGGAGATCCGGGGGTACGGGGTGCGGTGCTCGCGGGGTAGGGGCAGGCGGGGGCCACGACGGGCGGGCCGGGGACGGTGGCGCCGGGGACCACGGGCGGCGTGGTGATCGGGACCGGCGGGGTGGTGGGGCCGGGAGTCGCGGGCGGGGCGGGGACCGGTGGTGGGCCGGGGATCGTGCCGTGGCCGGGGATAGCGGGCCGGGCGTGGCCGGGTGGATGCGGATGGGCGGGCTGTCCCGGGTGACCCGGAACCGGCTGGACCGGTTGACCCGGCTGGCCGGGCTGAGCCGGCTGGCCGGGCTGACCCGGCTGGCCGGGCTGAGCCGGCTGGCCGGGCTGACCCGGCTGGCCGGGCTGACCCGGCTGGCCGGCGCCCGGCCCGGGCGCCGGTGCGAACGGCACGGTGGCACCGGACGGGAGGCCGCCGGGCGTGGCCGGGGCCGTGGGTGCGCCCGCGCCGTACCGGCCCTGGGGTGCCGCGTTGCGCGGTGCCGCGGTGCCGCGCGGGAGGCCGAGCGCGCTCTGCTGCGTACCCGCCTGCTGGGTCGCGGTGTGCTGTGCCGCCTGCTGGGCCGCGCCGCCGCCGATCGGCGCCCAGGCCTGCGCGGCCGGCTGCGGCGCGCTCTGCCCGGCCGGTGGTGGCGCCGGGACGTTACCGTGTGCGTGCGGCAACTGCTCGACGACCTTGCCGACGCGCAGCGCGTGCAGCAGCGCCTGGAGGTCCCGGTGCCCCGCACCGCCAACGTGGGTCACCCTGTGCATTCTCCCGAACCCGAGCCGACTTCGGGTGTGATCTAGCCCGTTAGCACCCGGTTTGCACCGCTTACCCGGGGACAACGAGTCGGCCGAGTGTCGGTTACCTCCATGTAGTGTTGTCAGGTTCCGACAATTTGGGACCGTGTCCAGTGGCGGGTCCAACGGTTCCATACCGCCCGGTAACGACGAAGCTTGTTGACGGGGCCGATCGAGGGCCCCGCACCGTTGTGTACGCACTTTGGGAGGCTCGGTCGGTGTTCAACCGCATCGCCATCGTCAACCGCGGAGAGGCCGCCATGCGGCTCATCCACGCCGTCCGCGAACTGAACGCCGAGACGGGAACATCGCCGATCGAGACCGTCGCGCTCTACACCGACGGTGAGCGCGGTGCCACGTTCGTCCGCGAGGCCGACCGTGCGTACTGCCTCGGGCCCGCCTCCGCCCGGCCGTACCTGGACCACGCGGTGCTGGAGCGCGCGCTGGTCGCCACCGGCGCGGACGCGGCCTGGGTGGGCTGGGGCTTCGTGGCCGAGGACCCGGCGTTCGCGGAGCTGTGCGAGAAGATCGGCGTCACGTTCATCGGCCCGAGCGCGGACGCGATGCGCAAGCTCGGCGACAAGATCGGCGCGAAGCTGATCGCCGAGGAGGTCGGCGTCCCGGTCGCGCCGTGGAGCCGCGGCGAGGTGGCCAGCCTGGAGGCGGCCAAGGAGGCGGCGGCGGGCATCGGCTACCCGCTGATGCTGAAGGCGACCGCGGGCGGCGGCGGGCGCGGCATCCGCGTGGTCCGCAGCGACGAGGAGCTGACCGAGGCGTACGAGCGGACCAGCCTGGAGGCCGAGCGCGCGTTCGGCAGCGGCGTGGTGTTCCTGGAGCGCCTGGTCACCGGCGCGCGGCACATCGAGGTCCAGGTGATCGCGGACGGCCAGGGCAGCGCCTGGGCGCTCGGCGTGCGCGACTGCTCGGTGCAGCGCCGCAACCAGAAGGTGATCGAGGAGTCCTCCTCCGTGGTGCTCACCCGCGAGCAGGCGCGCGAGGTGAAGGCGTCGGCCGAGCGGCTGGCGCTGGCCGTGGACTACAAGGGCGCGGGCACGGTCGAGTTCCTGTACCACCCGGGCGAGAAGCTGTTCGCGTTCCTGGAGGTGAACACGCGGCTCCAGGTGGAGCACCCGATCACCGAGGAGACCACGGACTTCGACCTGGTCAAGGCGCAGATCCACGTGGCCTCGGGCGGGCGGCTGGGTGAGCTGATCCCGGCGGAGAAGGGACACGCGGTCGAGGCGCGGCTCAACGCGGAGGACCCGGACCGGGACTTCGCGCCGTCGCCGGGCCGGATCGTGCGGCTGGAGCTGCCGAGCGGGCCGGGCATCCGGGTGGACACCGGCGTCAGCGAGGGCGACGTCATCCCGGCCGACTTCGACTCCATGATCGCGAAGATCATCGCGTACGGGCGTACCCGGGACGAGGCCCTGGGCCGGCTGCGGCGGGCCGTCGCGGAGACCATGGTGATCATCGAGGGTGGCGCCACCAACAAGAGCTTCATCCTGGACCTGCTGGACGCGCCCGAGGTGATCGACGGCAGCGCGGACACCGGCTGGATCGACCGGGTGCGCGCGGAGGGCCGGCTGGTCTCCACCAAGCACTCCGGCATCGCGCTGGCCGCGGCCGCGATCGAGGCGTACGAGGACGAGGCGCAGGTGGAGCGCCAGCGGCTGCTCTCCACCGCGCACGGCGGGCGCCCGCAGGTGCAGCACAAGAGCGGCCGGCCGATCGACCTCAAGCTGCGCGGCGCGACGTACCGGGTGA
It encodes:
- a CDS encoding CoA-acylating methylmalonate-semialdehyde dehydrogenase, giving the protein MIAHFVGGKPWPGTSTRTGDVFDPATGTVADTVVFASADDVDAAVRVASDAARSWRDASLAKRSAVLFAFREIMNARRDELAAVVTAQHGKVLSDAAGEVQRGLEVVEYACGIPTLVRAGFSENVSTGVDSYAIRQPLGVVAVISPFNFPAMVPLWFVPIAIAAGNAVVLKPSEKDPGAAVLLAEWFAEAGLPEGVLNVVHGDKEAVDALLDHPAVKAVSFVGSTPVARYVYQRGTAAGKRVQALGGAKNHMVVLPDADLDLAADAAVNAGFGSAGERCMAISVVVAVEPIADELVAKIAFRMSGIRTGDGRRGCDMGPLVTGAHRDRVASYVAAGVEAGATAVVDGRDPAVDGEPGGFWLGPTLFDHVTPDMSIYRDEIFGPVLSVVRTGSYDEALTLVNDSPYGNGTAIFTNDGGAARRFQHEVEVGMVGVNVPIPVPMAYYSFGGWKASLFGDTHAHGLEGVHFFTRGKVVTSRWLDPSHGGLNLGFPTQS
- a CDS encoding ATP-binding cassette domain-containing protein, whose product is MTAAFQAEGLVKRYGKTTALDGVDLIGRPGTVLGVLGPNGAGKTTAVRILATLLRPDGGRATVGGYDVVKDAVKVRRLIGLTGQYASVDEDLTGMQNLRLIAALLDYRGAEGRARAVELLAQFDLTEAGGRPVKTYSGGMRRRLDLAASLVGRPDVIYLDEPTTGLDPAKRDDVWAMVRNLVTDGVTVLLTTQYLEEADALADEISVINHGRVIAHGTPAQLKHIVGGQTVVVRPLDPEHAPAVADILHGVAGVAPESPSRGVLTVPVDGDAALGHVVRQLAAAGIPVLELALRLPSLDEVFFSLTGRHDTREEQPA
- a CDS encoding acyl-ACP desaturase, which produces MTVDQETTRALLLELEPVVETNLNRHIGLAKEWFPHEYVPWSDGTNFDGPLGGTAWAPEQSKLSEVARTSLIVNLLTEDNLPSYHHEIAVMFGRDGAWGDWVHRWTAEEGRHGIAIRDYLLTTRAVDPVELERLRMTHMSAGFQNDHDQSILHSIAYVSFQELATRVSHRNTGKFSGDPVCDAMLARIATDENLHMVFYRNLLEASLQVSPDLAMRAISDVVRSFQMPGHGIENFSRKSVQIAMAGIYDLRIHHDEVLMPVLRKLRVLETPGLTGDGAKARDELGEFLDNLDAQATRFTERREANRARQAARNG
- a CDS encoding lysophospholipid acyltransferase family protein, which gives rise to MSEVVYPPVIAASKLMFKVLDLKIRVEGAENVPRTGGAVLASNHIGYLDFIFAGFGAHPAKRMVRFMAKQEVFKHRISGPLMRGMKHIPVDRESGVQSFRDALTALKSGEVVGIFPEATISRSFTVKDVKSGATRLAMSAGVPLIPLALWGTHRLWTKGRPRTLTRRHTPITILVGEPMQVNRKDDVNAATAELRRRMSALVEKAQREYPDKPKDDEDRWWLPAYLGGTAPQPAAAPAA
- a CDS encoding globin domain-containing protein; the encoded protein is MTHVGGAGHRDLQALLHALRVGKVVEQLPHAHGNVPAPPPAGQSAPQPAAQAWAPIGGGAAQQAAQHTATQQAGTQQSALGLPRGTAAPRNAAPQGRYGAGAPTAPATPGGLPSGATVPFAPAPGPGAGQPGQPGQPGQPGQPAQPGQPGQPGQPAQPGQPGQPVQPVPGHPGQPAHPHPPGHARPAIPGHGTIPGPPPVPAPPATPGPTTPPVPITTPPVVPGATVPGPPVVAPACPYPASTAPRTPGSPSLPHAAWEAVVPIRVSPHRPAAGPGAPVDGFRPGEESALHALQTRLRESLQLVGSVDEAVHRLDDHLFTARPELRPLFPPSGEVHRRQLRDALGWLVDNLDNPQVLAAGCGQLGPVLREFGVQRAHIDAFGMAMLDALRASMAGAWRPEHDVAWRSTWKLAAQWLQQGEEDAGYAPLTWLGTVVARQDWRDDLSILWIRTYLPYPHRAGQRAVLEADGATGAYPIGNPATPDHTIEVHVEAHPTDYAGTALLREAEPGERVRLHPAVDHLPFDRESGRDLLLIAEGTGLATMKALMTEVAWRRQHRAVRLYLGVRTVAEIYGLEPLRAVAAECLDAQVQVVVAAGPQGRFLGGSLAHVVAGAADWTDWDVYVDGPPALTGAFDRLYSPTRG
- a CDS encoding aspartate aminotransferase family protein, whose product is MSDDLLARHRAVLPSWMPIYYPDDPIEIVSGSGRRVVDQHGRSYLDFFGGVLTNMIGYDVPEIREAVERQLATGVVHTSTLYLIRRQVELAEKIARVSGIPDARVFFTNSGSEANEAALLMAANLRRSNQILAIRNSYHGRTLATMGVTGHRSWSASSLNPFSVSWLHSGDRVRGLLASLSDSDHIDAAVEDLREVLATQTAGDVAALIAEPIQGVGGFVHAPDGTLGALKKVLDAHGILLISDEVQTGWGRTGEHFWGYQAHGVTPDLLTFAKGIGNGFALAGVVGRAEVIDAVPAISFSTFGGNPISTAAGNAVLDYVLDHDLQANAARTGAILLDGLRAAQPDYRILAEVRGRGLMIGLEFVHPGTTEPDAASTVRVFDECRRNGLLVGKGGLYNNVLRMGPPLTLTEDEAREGLQILVNAIATADAEAVTL